One window from the genome of Elaeis guineensis isolate ETL-2024a chromosome 5, EG11, whole genome shotgun sequence encodes:
- the LOC105045473 gene encoding uncharacterized protein: MPHLVRDRLFFGNIGDAAAVLQSTSTEFSHVLSLLSSASISFFLDWRPGLSISTKEIRKVFVGADELLPKKSLAPEKLLYSLEYAGPELKLVRMAVPLRDTEDEDLLDYLDVCLDFLDESRKEGSVLVHCFAGVSRSAAVIIAYLMRTEQRSLEDALESLQESCEFICPNDGFLDQLKLFEEMGFKVDTTSPIYKRFRLKVLGHSYKQGEKIDGSIFGADPGLPVESNSSEKAPKGDQRRTAYRCKKCRRVIALQDNVVSHVPGEGETCFEWQKRKSGNPFNRFQETECSSLFVEPLKWMTSVEEGALEGKLSCIHCDARLGYFNWSGIQCSCGSWITPAFQIHKSKVDISTA; the protein is encoded by the exons ATGCCACACCTTGTTCGGGACCGGCTCTTCTTCGGCAACATCGGCGACGCGGCGGCGGTGCTCCAGAGCACGAGCACGGAGTTCAGTCACGTCCTCTCGCTCCTCAGCTCGGCGTCCATTTCCTTCTTCTTGGACTGGCGGCCGGGCCTGTCGATTTCGACCAAGGAGATCCGGAAGGTGTTTGTTGGGGCGGATGAGTTGTTGCCGAAGAAGTCTTTGGCGCCGGAGAAGCTACTGTATTCTCTGGAGTATGCCGGGCCGGAGCTGAAGCTGGTGAGGATGGCGGTGCCGCTGAGGGACACTGAAGACGAGGATTTGCTGGATTATTTGGATGTTTGTTTGGATTTTCTCGATGAAAGTAGGAAGGAGGGATCGGTTTTGGTGCATTGCTTTGCTGGTGTGTCGAGAAG TGCTGCCGTCATTATCGCATATCTAATGAGAACAGAACAAAGATCCTTAGAAG ATGCACTTGAATCCTTGCAAGAAAGTTGCGAGTTTATTTGCCCAAATGATGGTTTTCTGGATCAG TTAAAATTGTTTGAAGAAATGGGTTTTAAAGTAGATACCACAAGCCCCATCTATAAACGCTTCCGTTTAAAAGTCTTGG GTCATTCTTATAAACAAGGAGAGAAAATAGATGGTTCCATATTCGGAGCTGACCCTGGTTTGCCTGTGGAGTCCAACTCTTCTGAGAAAGCCCCCAAGGGAGATCAACGCAGAACGGCCTACCGCTGCAAAAAGTGCCGCAGGGTCATTGCGTTGCAAGACAATGTTGTTAGCCATGTACCAGGCGAAGGCGAGACCTGCTTTGAGTGGCAAAAAAGAAAAAGTGGCAACCCCTTCAACAGGTTTCAGGAGACGGAGTGCTCCTCTTTATTTGTCGAGCCTTTGAAGTGGATGACCTCGG TTGAAGAGGGTGCGTTGGAAGGAAAGCTCTCATGCATCCATTGTGATGCACGCCTAGGGTACTTCAATTGGTCAGGCATTCAGTGCAGCTGTGGCAGCTGGATCACGCCTGCATTCCAGATTCATAAGAGTAAAGTAGATATCAGCACAGCTTGA